TGCCGGTCAAGTCGATGTCGATGCTAGCGTCTTCCAACACGGTCACGCTGCGGTCGCTGGCCGTTGGGGCATCGTTGACTGCCGTCACGTTGATCGTGATGGTGCCTTCGTCGGAGAGCTGCGATCCTTGCGTGCTGGTCGCTCGGTAGACGATCGTCGCGGTGCCGTTTGCGTTCGCAACCGGAGTGAAGGTCAAGGTGCCGTTGGCTGCAACAGCGGAAGCTCCGATCGCGTCGGTGCCGCTGACCTTACTGAACGTGACCGAGTCGCCACCTTCCAGCGTGACCAAGCTGTTCAGATCGATGGTCAAGGTTCCGGAATCTTCGTCAACGGTATCTGAATCGTCGGCGGCAACCGGAGCGTCCAAAACATCTTGGATGTCGATGTTCACAACCGCGGTCGATGTTCCACCCTGCCCATCACTGATCGTGTAGGTGAAGGAGTCATCGCCGTTCGCTGCTGTCCCCGTTGAGGTGTAGCTGATTCGTGTTCCGCTTTGAGTGATCGTCGCGGTTCCGAACGTGGGCTGTGTCACCGAGGTGATCGTCAACGTCCCAGTCTCGCCTGGACCATCAAAATCGTTCGCCAGCACGTCCAAGGTCACGGTGGCACCTTCGTTGACTTGGAAGTCATCCGAGGTGGCGGTCAGGTCCGTGTTGTCGGCCGTGATGTTGACGGTGATGACACCGGTATCGCTGCCGACATCGTTGCTAGCGGTGTAAGTGATCGTTGTCGTGCCAAAATCGTCTTGATCAGGCGTGAAGAAGATTTGGTCATCGTCGAATCGGACGCTGCCGTTGCCCGTCGAGATGACGGCATTGTCGAGCGTGATGGTGCTGCCACCGGTGTTGATGCTGATCAGATTGTCGGCGCTGAGGTCAGCGACCAAGACTTCGCTGGTCGTTCCGCCACCATTGTCTTCGTCAATCGTGACGGTCTTGTCGGCTGCGTTGATACCGACTTGACTGTTCGTGACCGTGACGACCACGTTTGCAGTGGCGGTCAGTGCACCATCAGCAACGGTGTATGTGAACGAATCCGAACCCGAGAATCCGGCTGGAGCGGTGTAGCTGATTTGCCCGTTGGCGATGATCGCCGATCCGCCGTTGGCAGTTGTGAACGCGGTCGCTGGGCTTTGCAGAACCAAGTCGGCGATGTTCTCACCAGGTCCGGCAGAATCATTCGCCAAGACATCGATTTGGGCCGTCTCACCCTGTTCAACTGTTGCCGTGTCATCGGCCAAAGTCGGTGCATCGTTGACACCCGCGACGTTCACCGTGATCGTGCCAGTGACAGTGTCGGTGCCGTCGGTCGCGGTGTAAACCAATTGGTCACCGGTGCCGAACGCATCCGCATCAGGCGTGTAGGTGACAACACCATTTGTGAGGGTGAAGTCGCCGAGGTTTTCGGTTTCGGTTGAGATCGCGTAAGTCGTGCCGGCCGGGTTGCCAGAGTTCAGTGTCGCCAAATCAAGCGTCGTGGCTGGATCATCTTCGGTCAGACTGAGTGTGCTGTTTTCTGCGGTCAAGCCACTCGCAACGCCGGTCACGTTGAGAATGAATCGGGAAGAAGCGTCGAGCTGAATCATTTCGCTCGGCACGCTTTCCTTGCCGACTTCGGTGCCGTAAATCAGGACTTGGTCGCCTTCATCCGGCGGATCCAAGCTAACACTCAGACCGGTGACGGGTGCAACCGCTCGCACGGGTACGCTCAAGACGTCATAAGCCAGGTCAGGATTGAAATCGACCAGTTCGTCCGTCAAATCGTTCGTTGGCCCGAGAGCCCCGATTTCATTGAACAAATCGATTGGCCCACTGCCCAAATCAACGTCTTGGTTGAACTCAGCAAAGGTTCGGTCGACGCCATAGACTCGAGCGTTCCCCGCGTTGCGTGTGTTCAGTTCCAAAGCACGCAAGATCGGAGTGCTGTTGAACGAGCCGTCCGGATTCTGGACGTTGGTCTCAGAGAAATTGATCGGTTGAGCGGTACCATCGATTTCTAACACGGCCCGCAATTGTGGGACGTCGACGTTGATCAAATCGGGGCCGGTGTACACGATTTCCATCGTGAACGAGCCACCGCCGCTGGGGCCACCGGAGCTGCTGTTGACGTTGTTGTCGACAGTCACATCGGCCGCGGAATCAACCAATGGGCTGAGCTCGGCGATGATTGCTTCCAAGTTGTCTTCAGCGTTGTTCAGACTCGAGCCGATGAAGTCGCTGAACGAACGGGTCACCGTCGTGTTGGGATCGTCAACGTAGAAGAACGTGATGTCACCCTCGAGCGGAGTCGACAAAACAGTGTTGTCGAGAACGATGCTTTGGACCTCACCAACCGCGGGCTCCAAAACGTCTGTTTGATCGATCACGATGTCGGTCACTGCACGGAAAACACCCGTTGCACTGAACCCTCGCAAATCCTTGACGCCGACTTCCAGCTTGAAGACTTCATTCACATCGACGTTGTAGGTCAACTCAACGTTGTCATCGGGCAATACGTCGGTCGCACCAGTCGTGTTGTCGACCAGCGAGTCATCCAGGTTGCGAGCGGCCAAGACAAACTCAACCAAAGGCATGTCCGCTTCGCCTTCGCCTCGATTCAGAGCGTTGATCACGCTCAATGCATCCAACGCCGTCACTTTGTTGTCACCAGTCACATCGACGAAACCGGTGAATTCATCCGAGTCTGACAGCGGCTCGCCTTCGCCATGGCTGTTGAGGTGATTGATCACCATCAACGCGTCCAAGGCCGTCACATATTTGTTGTTGTCAACATCGTAGGCACGCCAGTAGTTGTGCGCGACGGCACGAGTGCTTTCGCCTTCCGGGGCTGAATCGATCACCGAGGGAACGTCACCAGCCAGCAATTGTCGAGTTTCAAGCGATTCGCTTAGTAGGCGACGCTTGCTCGAGCGAGTAGCACGCGACCGGTCTTCGCTTCGCTTTCGCGATGACGACGGACTCACGCTGCGAAGCAGTTGACGCAGATTTTTCATCTGTTTTCTCGGCAATTCGAATGGTTGGGCTGGGTCGATGTGATGGGTCTTCGCAAACGTCAAAATGCCCCGATATCGACGGGCATTTCAGCGCTCCGCGCAAAGTTAGAACGGGCTCCCGCAAACCGCTTCCACGGTCGGGACCGCCAGCGTAATCCAAAAACTTTGGGCGGGTGCGAAAATTTGAAAAGCAAGGCCATCTTACCTAGACCACCGCCTTTATCAATCTTTGCTTGGTCCGAGCGAACAAAAACGATGGGTTGGTCGCGATTGGACGGATTGTGCGGGCAAAAAGTTCCAATTGAGCTCATCAAAAACTGAAATTTTGACGACAGGGGTCGCCTTCTACCGCGTTCGCCCAATCCACAACTTGCGAAAACTCCGCCATGACACCGCGAACGCAGGCCCCTCACTATTCGCCCCCCAGCTCTCGGGTACCGGCAACGTTCTGTGACCTACCCTTCAAAAACCATTTTCATGCCAGCCAATCGAACCGACTGACCCGATGTCCAATCCATCCCACTCGCCATCGAATCCAATCGCAACGGATTCCGACGCCCTGGAACTGCCATCGCCGGCGATCCAGCCCTGCGAAGAACGATTGGCTCTGTCGGCTTCCTTGATGGGAGCTTGGCTGGCGGATTGGGCCGACCCGACGCAGCCGCTGCCGGCCTGCCCCGCCGACGAGTGGCTCGCCCCCGTCGCCGATGCGACTGACGCTGCGAACATCCCGATTGCTCCGGCGATCGTCCCCACCGCGGACTCATCGGGCCTCGCATCGGAGGATTCGCTTCCCATCGGACCGGTGCTTCCCGGCACCTCGACCGATGGTGTGCCAAGTTCTTCCGTCGCCAACGCGGCCCTCAGCGGACAAACCGGGCTGAATTTCGACAATCTCATCGACGGGCAATCGTCAGGTTCGCTCCTCGATCAAGCTCAATCATTGCGGGAAGACGGTGGGCTGCTCGCGGACGATGCCGAAGCAGGAGCCTGGGACGGAAGCGGGCAAACCATCGCGGTCATCGACAGCGGAATCGCCTATGACCACATCGCACTCGGCGGAGGCTACGGGCCCGGCTACCGAGTCGTCGGCGGCTACGATTTCGCCGAAAACGACAACGACCCGTACGACGATGCTCCAGCCGGGTACCACGGATCGCACGTGGCCGGTTTGATCGGAGGAGACGGCTACCTGGATTCTGGCGAAGCGTTTCAAGGCCTCGCCCCCGGAGCCGACTTGGTTGGCCTCCGAGTCTTCGACGATGCCGGGAACGGAAACCTGCAGTGGATCGAGTCCGCCCTGCAGTGGGTGATCGAAAACCACGACACGTTCGAAAACCCAATCACCACCGTCAACATGTCGCTCGGCACCGAGCTCACCGACGCGAATCGATTCGACGCGATGGCGATGTTAGAAGACGAACTGCAAACGCTGTACGAAAACGACATCATGGTGTTTGCCGCGGCGGGCAATTCCTACGCGACGATGGATCACGAAGCGTCCGACGCGCTGATGTACCCCGCATCCAGTCAGTACGTCGTGGGAGTCGGGTCAGTCGACGCGAACAACCTGCTCAGCAATTTTTCGCAGCGTGAAGACGGGATCCTAACCACGGGCGGGCAAGCCGTTCGAAGCAGCGTTCCCGAACATGTTTATGGCGCAGATGGCTTCGCCAACGACTACGCTCTTCTGAGCGGAACAAGCATGGCCAGCCCGCAGATCGCCGGTGCTTCCGTGTTGGTTCGCCAGGCCATGACGGACGCGGGCATGTCACCGACCGTCGACTCCATCCTGGCTCGCCTGAACGACACCGCCGATCAACACACCGATCCCGTCACCGGCATCCAGTACAAAACGTTGAACCTGGAAGCAGCACTGGCTTTTGCCGTGCCCGAACCGGAACCTGCTCCAACGCCGGAACCTGCTCCAACGCCGGAACCTGCTCCAACGCCGGAACCTTCCCTAACTCCAGACCCCACGCCGACGCCGGAACCGACCCCACCAGCAAACACGTCGCTCAGCGGTTACCAAGGCACATCGGGTTCCGATGAAGTCGAATTGGACTTGCGAAACCTATCGTCAGCCGTCAACGGCGGCGTCGATGGCGAAACGTTGTTCTCTGACGCCAACGGCAACTACACGCTCGACACAACGGAAACCATCGTCATCGACGGCGGTGCTGGCGGCGACACCCTTCGCATCATGGGATCCGCGGAAGCCGAAAGTTTGCTGCTACGTCCGCCAACCAACGAAGATGGAATCAGTCGACTCACCTTCCTCGGTGGCGTCATCGAAATTCGCGGCTTCGAGAACATCTCCTTCGTCGGCGGCGGCGGTCTTGATCTCGCGACAATGTACGACAGCACCGGAGACGACGTTCTCAACGCATCCAGCCAATCCGCTCGCATGTCTGGAGTCGGCTTTGAATTTCGCGTCGACAACGTTCCCAAATTGTTTGCCCATGCGACCGCTGGCGGCGAAGATTCCGCACACCTGAATGACTCGTCCGGTGATGATCGCTTGGTCATCCGACCTCAATTCAGCTCGCTCCGCAGTGACACACAAACGCAAGCCGTGTTTGGATTCGAACGAGTCTATGCGTACGCCGAAGCCGGTGGTCACGACACCGCCGACTTGGGCGACTCAGCGGCCGACGACGTGATGTCGATCTCTCAAACCCAAGCCACGATCAGCAGCAGTGGATATCGCGCCACCGCAATTGGTTTTGACGATGTGACCGCGAAAGCATCCGCCGGCGGCGAAGACACTGTGCGAATCTATGTCACGCAACCTGGTGGCACTTGGCACACCACCGACTCGCTCACACAGTGGAATGGATCCGATGGAACCTCGCGGATTGCCCGCGGGTTCGAACACAGCGAAACATTCGAGCGATTCGAAACGTCGGCTCAATCAACGAGCGAACCGCTGGCGGCAGACCACGCTCAACCGAATCCAACCGCCGCGTCCGCACCACAGGCTGAACAACCAACCACCAAACCGCTCGCCAACCCATTCGACGAAGACGCCCATCGCGACGCGCTCCGACGCATGTTCGAAACGCTCTGATCCTGACCTGCTGAGTCCCATCTTCGCACCAAACTTCACTTTCGATGCACACGGGCTAACTCGCAGATTCCCGGTGCAGGTCCAAAAATCCCCGGCATCCTCCGAACCTGTGAGATGGCGATTCGCTCTCCCGGGTTAAGCCTGGGTGAATACCGCCATCCCGATTCTGGATTCGCCGCCGCATTTCGCGACATACGGGAGCTCGGGACGCCGTTGGAAGCCCGCAATGGCGGACCAGCGACTCGATTCAATTCGATACGCAATCAACCTTGAGGACTCAAGTCCTGCTTTGCACAGTGTTTCGCAGACAATGTGGCCGTCACCACGTCGATCCGCGAAGATTCAAACACTTGTTTAAAACGCACGTTTGAACCATGATTGCCGAGCGATTCTGCTCTTCTCATTCTTTTCATCCGTTCATGCCTGATTCTCTCGCTTCCGCGACTACCGATCCGACTCAACGGCTGTTGAGTGCGGCTGGTCCCGTGTTTGCCGAGCGTGGATTCGATCGCGCCACCGTCCGTGAAATCGCCAACATCGCCGACGTCAACGTGGCCGCTGTCAGCTACTACTTCGGCGACAAGATGGGCCTGTACCGAGCCGTCATCACCGCCATTCGAGAAAAACGCGAACGAGCCTATCCGACTCCCGAGGTCGGAAAGAAGACGCCGCAACAGGATCTCGAACTGCTGATCCGCACCCTGCTTTCGCGAATGCTTGCCGCGGATGAATCCGGCTGGGAAGCGATGCTGATGATGCGTGAGATGCAACATCCCACGCCAGCATTCGAAGACATGATTCGCGGTTACTTCAAACCGCTCTACGACGCGTTGTGCAAAACCATCGAATCATTGCTGCCACCTGCGGATGCAAAATCAAACTGGCAAACCGACGCCCTTGTCCCGCAGTTGGCTCTCGGCGTCGTAGGACAATGCCTCCACTATCGGATTGGCCATCCCGTGATGGCTCATTTGATTTCGCCCGAATTGATTGAAACCCACTACGGATTGGAATCGTTGTGCCGCCAAATCACCGCGTCGACCTTGGCAGCGTGTGGCGACCAAAACGTGATCGATCAACACAAGCTTCTCAAACCATCGCCGCTCAACGAGCCTCAAGATGTCTCTTGTCAACAATAACGAGTCGACACCCACGATGACCGAAGACGAACAATCCGCGACGGCCAAAGCCTCGCCGGAGTCGACGACCGCGGCGCCATCCACCACGCCCTCATCCACCACGCCCTCATCCACCGAACCGACGCGATCGCCATACGAACATGGCATCGAAGTCGATACGTCTGCGAGCGATTCCAACACGGTCCAGTTGATCGACTCCTCCAACGTGCTTCCTTGGTTGATGTTCAACGTCGGCGTTCCCTTGCTCTTGCTCGCCGGAGCAGCCGGCTTGGTCGTCTTCCTCGGCGCCGTGCAACCCTCCACGCGTCCGCCCGCCGACACATCGTTGGCCGGACGACTGCAAGCCTTGCCCGCCGTCGACGTCGTGCCAACTCAGTCACTCGCCGACAGTGGCCAAACGTTGCACCTCAACACCGACGGCACGGTCGTCCCGTTTCGAGAAGTCGTCTTGGCAACCGAAGTCGCCGGCCGCATCATCGACAAATCTCCGCAATGCGAAGCCGGCCAATACGTCACCGCCGGCACCGTGCTGATGCGAATCGATCCGACCGATTACGAACTCACCGTCCGTCGTTTGGAACAGACACAGCAATCTGAATACGAAACGATCAACGAAATCGATCAAGAGCTGATCAACTCCAACCGGTTGCTGGAAATCGCCGACGCCGACATCGAACTTCAAAGCCGCGAAGTCAAACGTCTCGATTCATTGCCCGAAGACTTTGCCGCTCGTCGTGACGTCGACGCGGCCCGTCGAGCTGTCTTGCAAGCCGAGCAGCAAAAGGTGACTTACCAAAACCAAATCGACTTGCTGAAGAAACGCCGAGCTCGACTGGAGTTGGCTGAGCAACTGGCGGCGACGCAATTGAAACAAGCTCGAATCGATTTGCAACGCACCGAGATCAAAGCCCCGATCGACGGAGTCATCGCCAGCGAACAAGCCGAGCTGAACACGTTCGTCGCCCGAGGCAATCCCGTCGTCACGATGGAAGACACATCCAAAGTCGAAGTCGCGACCAGCCTGCGAACCGACCAACTGTACTGGGTGCTGAACCAGAAAAAATCGGAGTCACCCATCGAAGAGCTCAACGCGCCCGCCAACGGTGCTCATCGCGGATACAAGTTGCCGCCGACGGAAGTGAAGGTGAAGTATCAACTGTCCGGACGAGACGATGTGACCTATGTCTGGGACGGCCAACTGATCGGTTACGACGGCATTGGATTGGACGAGCAAACTCGGACCGTTCCCGTTCGCGTCGTCGTCGACCAACCCCAAATGTTTGAACTCCAACGTCGCAGCGACGATGGGACGACAAAACGAGTCACTGGCGAAGACGTTGTGTCCGCCGGCCCAACTGCTCTGGTTCGCGGCATGTTCGTTCGACTGCAGTTGCAACTGCACCCCGCCGTGCCACTCGTGATCTTCCCATCCGAAGCTCTCAAACCAGGCAATCGCGTTTGGGAATTCATCCCGGACGATTCGGTGTTGGATGTTGAGGAGACCGAAGATCAAACCGCCGATGCCGACGCATCCGATTCAGCAAAAACTCCTGAAGCGGACATCGCACAAACCGATGATGCGGAGCCAACTGATTCAGAATCAGACGACGAAGAGACTGAATCCGACGCGGAACCCGAAGTCGCTTTTGTGCCTGAAGATTGGTCCGCGGGACGCTTGGTGATTCGTCACGATGTTCGTCCCATCGATTTGCTCTCCTCGATCGGCGGAAGCTCTGACCTTTGGATCTGCGAAGTTCCCGATCAATCAATCACCGGCAACAGTTTTGTTGTTGTCTCGCCGCTCGGCAGCATCGAAGCGGACACGTTCCCGGTTCGTGCGCCGAAGGAGAACCTCACTCCACCCACCGACACCGATTCGGATTCACCGTCGGCCTCAGCACTCACCGAATTGTGACAACACCACCGCGAGAACGGGAAACGAAACTCGCGGCTCGCTGATCTGCCGACTGACCATCTTCCGCCATCCATTCCTTTTCATTCAAAGAACCTTCGATGAAACGTGTCCTCGCTTGGGCCATCGAAAACGCACCCGGCATGAACGTCGTCATGTTGGCGTTGATGATCGTGGGTGCTCTAGCATTCGTCGCCATGCGTCGGGAAGTCTTTCCCGAATTCGAACTCGAAGTCGTGATGGTCTCGGTCCCTTACCCGGGTGCCACACCGCAAGACGCCGAAGAAGCCATCTGTCAAAAGATCGAAGAGGCGATCCGGTCCATCGACGGGATCAAAAAAGTTACCTCCATTGCGATGGAGGGCCGCGGATACGTCTTGGCCGAACTGCAAAGCGATATCCAAGACGTCCAAAAAGTGATGTCGGAAATCGATCGCGAAGTCAATCGCATCCCCAGCTTCCCCGATCTCGCTGAAGACCCCGAGATCGAACAAATCACCTTCCGCGACACAGCGATCCGCTTGGGAATCATCGGCCCCGATGACCGAACCCGTCGAGGTGAATTGAAGCTTCGCGAAGTCGCCGAGTCCGTGCGTGACGATTTGCTGATGCTGCCCAGTGTCACCGTCGCCGAGTTGATGGGCACACGCAACTATCAAATCGATGTGGAAATTCCCGAGGCGACGCTACGGTCCTACGGGATGACTCTCGAACAAGTCGCGTCCGAAATTCGCCAACACAACGTCGAGTTGCCCGGCGGCCAACTCAAATCGTCTGGTCAAGAAATCCTGCTGCGTGCCAAGAACAAAGGCCGTGTCGGGCCCGAGATCGAACGCATTCCTTTGATCACTCGCCAAGACGGTGTCGTCCTGACCGTGGGTGACTTGGGCAGCGTTCGCGACGAATTCGAAGACGTCACCGCGACGGCGGAGATCAATGGCGAACCCGCCATGGTCGTCAATGTTCAACGCACCAAATCAGAAGACCTGCTGAACCTTGTCGATGACGTTCGCGGCTATGTCGATCGCATCGAACCTCCGCCCGGATATCGATTTGTGCTTTGGGGCGACACCTCGGTCGACGTCCGAGACCGAATGGCTTTGCTGCTTCGCAACGGTGTCCAGGGTTTGGGATTGGTGTTCCTTGTTCTCGCCTTGTTCTTGGAAGTCCGCTTGGCGTTCTGGGTCGCTCTCGGAATTCCGATCTCCATCATGGGTGCCGGTGCCGCACTGTCTTGGGGCGATCAAACACTCAACATGCTTTCGTTGTTTTCGTTCTTGATTGCACTGGGAATCGTGGTCGATGACGCGATCGTCATCGGCGAGAACATCTACGCTCATCGCCAGATGGGTAAATCGCTGCATGACTCGGCCGTCGATGGTGCCACCGAAGTCCTCCCCAGCGTCGCCGCGTCGATCACCACGACCGTCATCGCCTTCGCGCCCATGTTCTTCGTGTCCGGTGTGATGGGCAAATTCATGGCCGTGATTCCGTTCGCCGTGATTGCGATGCTACTGGTGTCTTTGTGGGAAAGCACGTTTGTCCTGCCTTGCCACTTGGCCCACAGCCATTCCGGATTCTTCCGGGTCGCGACGATTGTGACCTACCCGCTGCGTCCGTTCATGTTGCTGCTGTTTTGGCTCAACTCCAAAGCCAGCATCGCAATGGAATGGTTCGCGGAGAAGATCTACGTGCCCACGCTGCACTTCTGCTTGCTCAACCCAGTCCTCCCCATCGCTGTTGCGATCGCATTGTTTGTCGGCACGGCCGGCATGATTCGCGGAGGAGTCGTGACGACGGTCCTGTTCCCGAAGTCTGACAACAACTACCTGCAAGCCTCCGTTGTCTTCCCGAACGGAACGCCCGCCAGCGCGACCGAAGTCGCCACCCAACGAATGGAACGCGCCCTTCAAAAGGTCAGCCGAGAGATCGCTCTCGAACGCGCCGCCAAAACGCGAGAACCAGTCGAATCACTCTACCCGCCACCGGAAGCCGACTACCTCGGCCCCGTGCGTTTTGCCTACCGTGAAGTGGGATCCATCACCAACACAGCCGGCCCCATGGGCGGCCAAGGATCCAGCGGCAGCAACGCGGGCCAAATCTTCGCCGAGCTTCATGGAACCGAAATTCGTGACGTGCACAGCGACGTGTTGATCGCACGCTGGCGTCGGGAGGTCGGCGAAATCGCTGGCGTCGAAAGAATCACGTACGGCAGCATCGGAACCGGTCCCGCCGGAACGCCCATCGAATTCAAACTGCTCGCGTCCGGAGAACATGTTGACGAGTTACTCGCGGCGACGGAGGTCATGAAGAAGAAGGTCGGCACCTTCGCCGGTGTCTTTGACATCAGCGACGACAACACACCCGGCAAATGGGAATTCCAATTCCGAGTCAAAGACAAAGCCCTCGCGACTGGAGTCACCCCAACCGACCTCGGCCAAACCGTTCGCAACACGTACTTCGGTGCCGAAGTCATGCGTTTGCAACGCGGACGCCACGAAGTGAAATTGATGGTCCGCTACCCGCCTGAAGAACGCACGTCACTGGTCAACTTCCGAGAAATTCGCGTGGGCAGTGCGGATGGCATGCAACGTCCGATCAACGAACTCGCGGAGATCAATTTGGAACGTGGTTTCTCAGAGATCAACCGCGTCGATCAACAACGCAGCATCACGATCTCAGCTGACTTGGACGAGACCACCGCCAACGCTGACTTGATCATCGCTAGCTTGCAGAAACAGATGGACACTTTTAAAGCCCAGTTCCCAAACGTTTCCATTCGTTGGGAAGGGCAACAAGAACAAAGCCGTGAGTCGGTCGGCAGTCTGAAGCTCGGTTTCGGCGTCGCGATTCTATGCATGTTTGTGTTGCTGGTCCTTCAGTTCCGATCGTACATGCAGCCGCTTTTGATTTTGGCCATCATTCCATTTGGCATGATCGGTGCTGTCTGGGGGCACGCCTTCCT
The DNA window shown above is from Rhodopirellula bahusiensis and carries:
- a CDS encoding Ig-like domain-containing protein; the protein is MKNLRQLLRSVSPSSSRKRSEDRSRATRSSKRRLLSESLETRQLLAGDVPSVIDSAPEGESTRAVAHNYWRAYDVDNNKYVTALDALMVINHLNSHGEGEPLSDSDEFTGFVDVTGDNKVTALDALSVINALNRGEGEADMPLVEFVLAARNLDDSLVDNTTGATDVLPDDNVELTYNVDVNEVFKLEVGVKDLRGFSATGVFRAVTDIVIDQTDVLEPAVGEVQSIVLDNTVLSTPLEGDITFFYVDDPNTTVTRSFSDFIGSSLNNAEDNLEAIIAELSPLVDSAADVTVDNNVNSSSGGPSGGGSFTMEIVYTGPDLINVDVPQLRAVLEIDGTAQPINFSETNVQNPDGSFNSTPILRALELNTRNAGNARVYGVDRTFAEFNQDVDLGSGPIDLFNEIGALGPTNDLTDELVDFNPDLAYDVLSVPVRAVAPVTGLSVSLDPPDEGDQVLIYGTEVGKESVPSEMIQLDASSRFILNVTGVASGLTAENSTLSLTEDDPATTLDLATLNSGNPAGTTYAISTETENLGDFTLTNGVVTYTPDADAFGTGDQLVYTATDGTDTVTGTITVNVAGVNDAPTLADDTATVEQGETAQIDVLANDSAGPGENIADLVLQSPATAFTTANGGSAIIANGQISYTAPAGFSGSDSFTYTVADGALTATANVVVTVTNSQVGINAADKTVTIDEDNGGGTTSEVLVADLSADNLISINTGGSTITLDNAVISTGNGSVRFDDDQIFFTPDQDDFGTTTITYTASNDVGSDTGVITVNITADNTDLTATSDDFQVNEGATVTLDVLANDFDGPGETGTLTITSVTQPTFGTATITQSGTRISYTSTGTAANGDDSFTYTISDGQGGTSTAVVNIDIQDVLDAPVAADDSDTVDEDSGTLTIDLNSLVTLEGGDSVTFSKVSGTDAIGASAVAANGTLTFTPVANANGTATIVYRATSTQGSQLSDEGTITINVTAVNDAPTASDRSVTVLEDASIDIDLTGNVADIDSTGLVITVASNPANGTATAIGNGQIRYTPTTDFNGMDSFTYQVTDGNLTATATVNVTVTDVISPPVANNGSLSAMEDGGAVTLDLSTLINLDAGDNGTVTITTAPTNGSASVSGTSGDLTNSTLSYTPTADFFGSDSLVYTVTNSQGASDTGTISISVAGVNDDPTANDDTATTVRNRAVTIDVLSNDSLGPANENQTATVTVPTQPANGTVTVNANNELVFTPATDFVGTATITYQLSDGESTDTATVDVTVNDFSPSVITGQLFVDAIMNIRDVIDNGADPVRNGVRDSGETALGGVSVRLVSPASDNELGVDIDQVVLTNLDGEYTFEDVAPGSYQVIYNLPSSAVAAGEAADGIIPIEIGSEGGASPVGSFAFASLGEAGQGNSSILSTNTNGGNGLPSGVDPGEGGYINLADGVQTMFLAGSGFEGVAYAELAMNRTNDAALLTIIEEDGDVRTAQVDGDHLRVNRDGTSVQLLGGVNDFDFDDSLEDLVESEYPAFRDAIDMILGSS
- a CDS encoding S8 family peptidase, producing the protein MSNPSHSPSNPIATDSDALELPSPAIQPCEERLALSASLMGAWLADWADPTQPLPACPADEWLAPVADATDAANIPIAPAIVPTADSSGLASEDSLPIGPVLPGTSTDGVPSSSVANAALSGQTGLNFDNLIDGQSSGSLLDQAQSLREDGGLLADDAEAGAWDGSGQTIAVIDSGIAYDHIALGGGYGPGYRVVGGYDFAENDNDPYDDAPAGYHGSHVAGLIGGDGYLDSGEAFQGLAPGADLVGLRVFDDAGNGNLQWIESALQWVIENHDTFENPITTVNMSLGTELTDANRFDAMAMLEDELQTLYENDIMVFAAAGNSYATMDHEASDALMYPASSQYVVGVGSVDANNLLSNFSQREDGILTTGGQAVRSSVPEHVYGADGFANDYALLSGTSMASPQIAGASVLVRQAMTDAGMSPTVDSILARLNDTADQHTDPVTGIQYKTLNLEAALAFAVPEPEPAPTPEPAPTPEPAPTPEPSLTPDPTPTPEPTPPANTSLSGYQGTSGSDEVELDLRNLSSAVNGGVDGETLFSDANGNYTLDTTETIVIDGGAGGDTLRIMGSAEAESLLLRPPTNEDGISRLTFLGGVIEIRGFENISFVGGGGLDLATMYDSTGDDVLNASSQSARMSGVGFEFRVDNVPKLFAHATAGGEDSAHLNDSSGDDRLVIRPQFSSLRSDTQTQAVFGFERVYAYAEAGGHDTADLGDSAADDVMSISQTQATISSSGYRATAIGFDDVTAKASAGGEDTVRIYVTQPGGTWHTTDSLTQWNGSDGTSRIARGFEHSETFERFETSAQSTSEPLAADHAQPNPTAASAPQAEQPTTKPLANPFDEDAHRDALRRMFETL
- a CDS encoding HlyD family secretion protein → MSLVNNNESTPTMTEDEQSATAKASPESTTAAPSTTPSSTTPSSTEPTRSPYEHGIEVDTSASDSNTVQLIDSSNVLPWLMFNVGVPLLLLAGAAGLVVFLGAVQPSTRPPADTSLAGRLQALPAVDVVPTQSLADSGQTLHLNTDGTVVPFREVVLATEVAGRIIDKSPQCEAGQYVTAGTVLMRIDPTDYELTVRRLEQTQQSEYETINEIDQELINSNRLLEIADADIELQSREVKRLDSLPEDFAARRDVDAARRAVLQAEQQKVTYQNQIDLLKKRRARLELAEQLAATQLKQARIDLQRTEIKAPIDGVIASEQAELNTFVARGNPVVTMEDTSKVEVATSLRTDQLYWVLNQKKSESPIEELNAPANGAHRGYKLPPTEVKVKYQLSGRDDVTYVWDGQLIGYDGIGLDEQTRTVPVRVVVDQPQMFELQRRSDDGTTKRVTGEDVVSAGPTALVRGMFVRLQLQLHPAVPLVIFPSEALKPGNRVWEFIPDDSVLDVEETEDQTADADASDSAKTPEADIAQTDDAEPTDSESDDEETESDAEPEVAFVPEDWSAGRLVIRHDVRPIDLLSSIGGSSDLWICEVPDQSITGNSFVVVSPLGSIEADTFPVRAPKENLTPPTDTDSDSPSASALTEL
- a CDS encoding CerR family C-terminal domain-containing protein, which gives rise to MPDSLASATTDPTQRLLSAAGPVFAERGFDRATVREIANIADVNVAAVSYYFGDKMGLYRAVITAIREKRERAYPTPEVGKKTPQQDLELLIRTLLSRMLAADESGWEAMLMMREMQHPTPAFEDMIRGYFKPLYDALCKTIESLLPPADAKSNWQTDALVPQLALGVVGQCLHYRIGHPVMAHLISPELIETHYGLESLCRQITASTLAACGDQNVIDQHKLLKPSPLNEPQDVSCQQ